A single genomic interval of Bradyrhizobium sp. sBnM-33 harbors:
- a CDS encoding cupin domain-containing protein — translation MKSTRMMAVIAALIATVSLAPHAAQSQEVRLGDIKRTNLMKEDLSIPGREVVQVRVDFPPGVVAVRHSHPGEELVYIIEGVLEYQLDGRPPATLKAGDVLLIPYGTHHAVKNVGSGNAAELATYIVEKGRPLSALGK, via the coding sequence ATGAAATCGACTCGAATGATGGCCGTCATCGCGGCGCTGATCGCCACTGTCAGTCTGGCTCCGCACGCAGCGCAATCTCAAGAAGTGCGTCTGGGCGATATTAAGCGCACAAATCTCATGAAGGAAGATCTGAGCATCCCTGGACGCGAGGTCGTTCAGGTGCGCGTCGATTTCCCCCCGGGCGTGGTCGCCGTCAGGCATAGCCATCCAGGTGAAGAGCTCGTCTATATCATCGAAGGCGTGCTCGAATATCAGCTCGACGGCAGACCGCCGGCGACGCTCAAGGCCGGCGATGTGCTGCTCATCCCATACGGAACGCATCACGCGGTGAAGAATGTCGGCAGCGGCAATGCCGCGGAGCTCGCCACGTACATCGTCGAAAAAGGCAGGCCGCTCTCCGCGCTGGGCAAGTGA